A stretch of DNA from Cupriavidus taiwanensis:
TGGCCCGCGTAGACCGCCAGCTGGTGCCGGGTGGCATCGAGCCGGCGCTGCAGCGCCGGCACCAGCGCCTGGGTTTGCGCCAGTTCCGCGCGCCGGCGCTGCACCTCGACAGGCGCGACGCCGCCCGCGCGCAGGCGGGCCTCGGTGATGCCGAGCTGGCGCTGCTGCGCCGCGACCATCGCGGCGGTATCGGCCAGTTGCGCGCGCAGGCCGGCTTCGCGGATGGCGGCGGTGGCGACGTTGGCGGCCAGCGCCAGGCGCGCGGCCTCGAGTTCGTAGCGCTGGTAGTCAACCACCGCCTGCAGGCCTTCCAGCTCGCGCCGCTGGCCGCCGAACAGGTCCAGCGCGTATGACACCTGCACCGTCGCGCCGTACAGCGTGAACGGGCCAGGGCTTGGGATCGCAGTGATGCCCAGCGACTGGAAATCGACCTGCTGGCGCGCGGTGTCCAGCCTTGCATCGATCGCCGGCCAGCGCGTCGCGCCGGTGCGGGCGGCCAGGTTCTGCTGCGCTTCCAGCAGCCGTGCGCGCGCCTGCGCCAGCGTCGGGCTGGCGGCTAGTGCGGCGCGGATGGTGGCGTCCAGCGTGGGGCTGCGGAACAGCATCCACCATTGCGCCGGGACATCTGCGCCGGCGGCCAGCGCCTGCGCGTGGGACTGGGCCGACGCCTCGGCGCGGTCCGCCGCAACGGTCGCCACCGGCTGCGGACCCGGCACGTAGCCGGCGTCGTCCGGCGGCGCGGGCACGCGGAAATCGGGCCCGACCGCGCAGCCGCACAGCAGCGCGGCGGCGAGCAGGGAGATGCGACGTTGCATGGCCAACCCCTTCAATCCAGCGTGCGCCGGTAGAAGCGCACCGCGATCGCCATCACCACCACGATAAACAGCGCCATCGGCCACACATTGGGCCACAGCTCGAACCAGCCGTTGCCCTTGAGCAGGATGCCGCGCACCATGCGGTGGAAATAGGTCATCGGCAGGATGTTGCCGATCGCCTGCGCCCAGCCCGGCATGCCGGCAAACGGGAACATGAAGCCGGACAGCAGGATGTTGGGCAGGAAGTAGAAGAACGTCAGCTGCATCGCCTGCAGCTGGTTCTGCGCCAGCGAAGACAGCGTGATGCCCACGGTCAGGTTGGCCGCGATGAACAGCAGCGCCGCCAGGTACACCGCCAGCACCGAGCCGACGAAGGGCACGCTGAAGATCCAGCGCGCCGCCAGCAGCACGATGGTCGACTGGATCAGGCCGATGAAGATGTACGGCACGATCTTGCCGGTCATCACCTCGATCGGCCGCACCGGTGTGGCCAGCAGGTTCTCCATGGTGCCGCGCTCGCGTTCGCGTGTCATTGCCAGCCCGGTCATCATCACCATGGTCATCGACAGGATCACGCCCATTAGCCCGGGGATGATGTTGTACTGCGTGATGCCCTCGGGGTTGTAGAGCCGCTGCACCTGCACCTCGAACGGCGGCTTGCCGCCGGCCAGCGGCGCCAGCGCTCCCTTCAGGTCGTGCGCGGCAACGCGGTAGGGCAGCTGCGCCAGCGCGGCGATGGCCTGGCCGGTGGCGCCCGGATCGGTGGCGTCGGCCTCGACCAGCAGCGCGGGCCGCTCGCCGCGCAGCAGCCGGCGCGTGAAGTCGGGCGGGATGGTCAGCACGAACTGCACCTCGCCCTTCATCAGCGCCTCGCGTCCGGCGCGCTCGTCCGGCAGCGTGCCGACCAGCCGGAAGTAGGTCGACTGCGCCATGCTGGCGACGAACGAGCGCGTGAACTCGCTCTGGTCGGCGGCGATCACCGCGGTCGGCAACTGGCGCGGATCGGTGTTGATGGCAAAGCCGAACAGCAGCAGCTGCATGATCGGCAGGCCGACGATCATGCCGAAGGTGACACGGTCGCGCCGCAGCTGCAGGAATTCCTTCAGCACGATGCTCCACCAGCGCTGCAACGAGAAGCGTGCCGAGGCGGGCGTCATGACGCCTCCTTGGTCTTGCGCGCCATATTGTCCTCGGCGCCGCTCATCATGTGGATGAACACGTCTTCGAGGCTGGTCTGGGTCTGTTCGAGGCGCCGGCCCGGGCCGGCCAGGCGCGCGAGGGTGTCGGCCAGCGCCTGGGCATCGCGCCCGGTCACGTGCAGCGCGGTGCCGAAGGCGACGGTCTGCTCCACGCCCGGCGCGCCCTGCAGCTGCGCCGACAGCGCCGCGAGGTCGTCGCCTTCCACGCTCCAGGTCGACAGGTTCTGGCTTGCCACCACTTCATCGGCCGTGCCCTGCGCGAGCAGCCTGCCATAGGCGATATAGGCCAGCTTGTGGCAACGCTCGGCCTCGTCCATGTAGTGCGTGCTGACCAGCACCGAGATGCCGCGCGCGGCCAGCTGGTGCAGCTGCTCCCAGAAGTCGCGCCGCGCCTTGGGGTCGACCCCGGCGGTAGGCTCGTCGAGCAACAGCAGCTCGGGCTGGTGCAGCAGGCACGCCGCCAGCGCCAGGCGCTGCTTCCAGCCGCCCGACAGCGCGCCGGCCAGCTGCGCCGAGCGCGTCGCCAGGCCCAGCTCTTCGAGCGCGCGCTCGACCGCCTCGCGCCGGTTGGGCATGCCGTACACGCGCGCGACGAAGTCCAGGTTCTCGCGGATCGACAGGTCGTCCCAGTACGAGAATTTCTGCGTCATATAGCCGACGCGGCGCTTGATCTGGTCGGACTCGGTCAGGATGTCGTAGCCCAGGCAGGTGCCCGCCCCGGAATCTGGCGTCAGCAGCCCGCACATCATGCGAATCGAGGTGGTCTTGCCGCTGCCGTTGGGGCCGAGGAAGCCGAAGATCTCGCCGCGCGCGACCTGCATGCTGAGGTCGTTGACGACATGCTTGTCGCCGAAGCGCTTGTTCAGGCCGCGCACGTCGATGGCGAGGCCGTTGCCGTTGGCGGGAGTGTTCATTGCCGCACCACTTCCACCGGCTGGCCCGGCCGCAGCTTGGGCGCATCGGCGGCCGACGGGCGCGCCTCGACCAGGAACACCAGCTTGCGCCGGGTCTCGTTGCTGTAGATCACCGGCGGCGTGTACTCGGCCTCGTTGGCGACATAGCTGATGGTGGCGGCCACCGGCGCGGCGCAGCCGTCGCAGCGCACCTGCACCGCCTGGCCGTTGCGCAGCGCGCCGACCAGGGTCTCCGGCACATAGAAGCGCACCTTGACGTTGCCCGGCGGCAGCATGCGCACCACCGGGCTGCCCGCCGGCACCCATTCGCCCAGGCGGTAGGGCACGTCATAGACCAGCCCCGCTTGCGTGGCCGCCACGGTCTTGCGCGACAGCTTCCACTGCGCCTGTGCCAGCGCGGCGCGCGCGGCCGCCACCTGCGCGGCCTGCGCCGCCTGCTGCGCTTCGCGTCCCGGCAGGCGCGCCACGTCGATATCGCGCTGCAGCTCGCGCACGCGCGCGGCATCGCTGCTGGCCTGCGCGCGCGATTCGTCGAGCTGCGCCTGGGCGATGCCGCCGATCTCGTACTGGCGCTGGTCGCGCCGCAACGCCGCGGCGCTGCGTTGTGCCTGGGCCTGTGCCTGCGCCAGCTGGGCCCGGCTGACCTCGACCTCGACCGGGCGCTTGCCGGTCTTCATGTCCTGCAGCGTGGCTTCGGCGGCGCGCAGCTGGTCCTCGGCCTGCTGGCGCGCGGCGCGCTCGTCGTCGGCTTCGAGCGCGAACAGCGCGGCGCCCTGGCCGACCTGCTGGCCGCGTTGCACCGAGAGCGCGTCGAGGCGCCCGGCAAAGGGCGAGGCCACGCTGACGAATTCGCCTTCGACGTAGCCTTGCCAGCTGTCGGTGCGCGCGTTGCCGCAGGCGGCGGCAAGCAGCGCGGCGCCGAGCAGGGCAGTGCTGCGCAGCGCCGTGCGCGGGCGAGGGTTGGAAGCAGCGTGGTTCATGCGGACTCCGGGGAATGCCTGGCCGTGCGGCCCTTCCGTCTGGCGGCGCCTGCGGGCGTCTTCGGGTTCTCCGTCGCCGGGGTCGCCGACAGCCCATGGGTCAGCAGCGCCGTGACATGGCGCACCAGCGCGTCGGTATCGACCGCTTCCGCGCCGGGCAGCCGGCGCCAGATATGCGTGGTGGCCAGCGGCAGCAGCGTCAGGCCGATCAGCGACGGCACCACCAGCGCCGGCTCCAGTGCGGGGTTGAGCTGCCCGCGCGCGATGGCGGCCGCCAGCGGCGCCATCAGCGCGCCGGCGCGTTCCAGCGCAAAGCGCTTGAGCACGCGCTCGCGCAGCGCGCCGTCGTCGCTTGCCACTTCGCGGATCCACAAGCCCGGAAACCACGGCGCCTCCGTGACCGCGCGGATCAGCCGGGTGGCGATGCCGACCAGCATCGCCAGCGGCTGGTCGTCGGGCTGGCTGCCGGCAAAGAAGCGGGCCACCAGCGGCTGCACTTTCTCCTCGATCACGGCATCGAGCAGCAGCTCGCGCTCGCCGAAGTAGTAATGCACCAGCGCCGGCGTGACGCCGGCCAGCGTCGCGATGGCCTTGACCGGCGTGCCGGCCACGCCCTGCCGGGAGAACAGGTCGGTGGCCGCGTCAAGGATGCGCTCCCGCTGGCCCGGCTGGCCCGCTACCGGGCGGCCCGGGCTGCGACGGGGCGTCTTGGAGGTAGTGGGTTTGCGGGGCATGTGGCTGGCTTGGCGCGGCAGGGCAGGTTCAGATCATATTAATTTTTGCGTTAATTAATTCAAGGACGGTTACAACTCGGGCGCGGGTCGTGGGCGCCAGGCGGCAATGTGGTGTCAGGGGATACGAACGGAAGGCCGGCAACCAACGTTGCCGCCCCACGTGGTGAAGAACAGTCCCCTCTCCCGCGGGCTGGAGAGGGTTAGGGTGAGGGCGGGCGCATCGCAGTCTGGTGCCGCTCATCGCCAGGTACGCGCCTGCCCTCACCCCCGGCCCCTCTCCCGCGAGCGGGAGAGGGGAGCAAACAAGCGTAGTTCAAGGCTACTGCCGCGCATTCCTCTTGTTATCCGGCCACGCCGTATTGAAGTTGGTGCGGAACGGATTGATATCCAGCCCCCCACGCCGCGTATAGCGCGCATACACCGCCAGCTTGACCGGCTTGCACTGGCGCATCACGTCCATGAAGATGCGCTCGACGCATTGCTCGTGGAATTCGTTGTGGTTGCGGAACGAGATCAGGTACTTGAGCAGGCCTTCCTGGTTGATCGGCGCGCCGACGTAGCGGATCTGCACGCTGCCCCAGTCCGGCTGGCCGGTCACCAGGCAGTTGGACTTGAGCAGGTGCGACACCAGCGTTTCTTCCACCGGCGTTTCTTCCTGGTCGGCGCCGAGCAGCTCCGGCGCGGGCTCGTAGCGGTCCACCTCGATGTCGAGGCGGTCCAGCAGCAGGCCGTCGAGCTCGCCCATCTTCTGCGTGCCGAGCTCCGCCTCGGTCACCAGCCGCACCTGCACGGTGCCGCCGGTGGCTTCGGAAAGGTCGTGGTGCAGCAGTTGCTGCAGCGCTTCGGGCGACGCGATCCGGGTCTGGTTGAACGAGTTCAGGTAGAGCTTGAACGACTTGGACTCGATGATGCTGGGCGTGTCCGACGGGATGATGAAGGTGGCCAGCGCCACCTGCGGCTTGCCCTTCAGGTTCAGCCACGACAGCTCGTACGCGTTCCAGATGTCGACGCCGAAGAACGGCACCGACCGGCCCTCGGGCAGCCCGATCTCGGTGCGCTTGGGTTGGCGCGGGATCGGGAACAGCAGGGTGGCGTCGTATTCGGTCTTGTAGGCCGCGGGCTTGCCCAGCGGCGAGTGTTCTGGAAGGCTCATGGGGCGCTCGGCGGCATCAGGACAGGAACAGCTTGTACACCGGGTTGTCGGTCTCGTCCCAGTGTACGTAACCCAACGTCGAAAGGAAGGCGCGGAAGGCGCGCTTCTCGTTCTTCGGCACCTGGATGCCGACCAGGATGTTGGAGGTGTCGGCGCCCTGGTTGCGGTAGTGGAACAGGCTGATGTTCCAGTTCGGGCTCATGCTCGACAGGAACTTCATCAGCGCGCCCGGGCGCTCCGGGAACTCGAAGCGGTACAGCAGTTCATCGTGCGCCAGCGCCGAGCGCCCGCCCACCATGTAGCGGATATGCTGCTTGGCGAGCTCGTCGTTGGACAGGTCGAGCGTGTCGAAGCCATGCTTGCGGAAGCTGGCGGCGATCTTGTCGTTCTCGGCGCGGCTGGCGATCTGCACGCCAACGAAGATATGCGCCATGCTGGTGTCGGCGATGCGGTAGTTGAACTCGGTCACGTTGCGCGTGCCGACCAGCTCGCAGAAGCGCTTGAAGCTGCCGCGCTCTTCCGGGATGGTCACGGCGAACACGCCTTCGCGGGCCTCGCCCACCTCGGCGCGCTCGGCGACAAAGCGCAGGCGGTCGAAATTCATGTTGGCGCCGCAGGCGATCGCCACCAGGTGCTCGCCCTTGAGCTTCTCGCGCTCGGCGTACGCCTTCAGGCCTGCCACCGCCAGCGCGCCGGCCGGCTCGAGGATGCTGCGGGTGTCCTGGAACACGTCCTTGACGCCCGCGCAGATCGCGTCGGTATCGCACAGGATGATGTCGTCGACCAGTTCGCGCGTGATGCGGAAGGTCTCCTTGCCGACCAGCCGGACCGCGGTGCCGTCCGAGAACAGGCCAACTTCCTTCAGCTCGATGCGCTTGCCGGCATCGACCGAGCGCTTCATCGCATCCGAATCTACCGTCTGCACGCCGATGACCTTGATCTCCGGGCGCACCGCCTTGATGTACGCGGCGACGCCGGAGATCAGCCCGCCGCCGCCGATGGCGACGAACACGGCATGGATCGGGCCCGGGTGCTGGCGCAGGATTTCCATGGCGATGGTGCCCTGGCCGGCGATCACCTCGGGGTCGTCGAACGGGTGGATGAAGGTCAGCTTGTGCTTTTTCTCCAGCACCGCGGCGTGGTTGTAGGCATCGCTGTAGGACTCGCCGTGCAGCACGATCTCGACCCACTGCCCGCCGCGCTCGCGCACGGCGTCGATCTTCACCTGCGGCGTGGTCACCGGCATGGCAATGATGGCCTTGCATTGCAGCCTGGCCGCCGCCAGCGCCACGCCCTGGGCATGGTTGCCCGCAGACGCGGCGATCACGCCGCGCTTGAGTTCCTCGGGCGCCAGCGAGGCCATCTTGTTGTACGCGCCGCGCAGCTTGAAGGAGAAGACCGGCTGGGTGTCCTCGCGCTTGAACCAGACCGAATTGCCGGTGCGGGCCGACAGCTGGTGCGCATAGGTCAGT
This window harbors:
- a CDS encoding efflux transporter outer membrane subunit, with the protein product MQRRISLLAAALLCGCAVGPDFRVPAPPDDAGYVPGPQPVATVAADRAEASAQSHAQALAAGADVPAQWWMLFRSPTLDATIRAALAASPTLAQARARLLEAQQNLAARTGATRWPAIDARLDTARQQVDFQSLGITAIPSPGPFTLYGATVQVSYALDLFGGQRRELEGLQAVVDYQRYELEAARLALAANVATAAIREAGLRAQLADTAAMVAAQQRQLGITEARLRAGGVAPVEVQRRRAELAQTQALVPALQRRLDATRHQLAVYAGQTPASASLPEFHLDGLQLPDTLPLSLPATLARRRPDIRAAEALLHQASANIGVATANLYPQLTLSASGGTQATAARDLFSSLNVWSLAAGLVQPVFRGGELQARKRAAEAAYEQSLAAYRQAVLQGLQDVADSLRALEADAAALRERADSARQARDTLAVVSEQYRLGGVSQLALLDAERQSRQAALDLAQARADRLADSAALLQALGGGWWQEEGGTTVAAPQ
- a CDS encoding ABC transporter permease; its protein translation is MTPASARFSLQRWWSIVLKEFLQLRRDRVTFGMIVGLPIMQLLLFGFAINTDPRQLPTAVIAADQSEFTRSFVASMAQSTYFRLVGTLPDERAGREALMKGEVQFVLTIPPDFTRRLLRGERPALLVEADATDPGATGQAIAALAQLPYRVAAHDLKGALAPLAGGKPPFEVQVQRLYNPEGITQYNIIPGLMGVILSMTMVMMTGLAMTRERERGTMENLLATPVRPIEVMTGKIVPYIFIGLIQSTIVLLAARWIFSVPFVGSVLAVYLAALLFIAANLTVGITLSSLAQNQLQAMQLTFFYFLPNILLSGFMFPFAGMPGWAQAIGNILPMTYFHRMVRGILLKGNGWFELWPNVWPMALFIVVVMAIAVRFYRRTLD
- a CDS encoding ABC transporter ATP-binding protein; protein product: MNTPANGNGLAIDVRGLNKRFGDKHVVNDLSMQVARGEIFGFLGPNGSGKTTSIRMMCGLLTPDSGAGTCLGYDILTESDQIKRRVGYMTQKFSYWDDLSIRENLDFVARVYGMPNRREAVERALEELGLATRSAQLAGALSGGWKQRLALAACLLHQPELLLLDEPTAGVDPKARRDFWEQLHQLAARGISVLVSTHYMDEAERCHKLAYIAYGRLLAQGTADEVVASQNLSTWSVEGDDLAALSAQLQGAPGVEQTVAFGTALHVTGRDAQALADTLARLAGPGRRLEQTQTSLEDVFIHMMSGAEDNMARKTKEAS
- a CDS encoding HlyD family secretion protein; protein product: MNHAASNPRPRTALRSTALLGAALLAAACGNARTDSWQGYVEGEFVSVASPFAGRLDALSVQRGQQVGQGAALFALEADDERAARQQAEDQLRAAEATLQDMKTGKRPVEVEVSRAQLAQAQAQAQRSAAALRRDQRQYEIGGIAQAQLDESRAQASSDAARVRELQRDIDVARLPGREAQQAAQAAQVAAARAALAQAQWKLSRKTVAATQAGLVYDVPYRLGEWVPAGSPVVRMLPPGNVKVRFYVPETLVGALRNGQAVQVRCDGCAAPVAATISYVANEAEYTPPVIYSNETRRKLVFLVEARPSAADAPKLRPGQPVEVVRQ
- a CDS encoding TetR/AcrR family transcriptional regulator, translated to MPRKPTTSKTPRRSPGRPVAGQPGQRERILDAATDLFSRQGVAGTPVKAIATLAGVTPALVHYYFGERELLLDAVIEEKVQPLVARFFAGSQPDDQPLAMLVGIATRLIRAVTEAPWFPGLWIREVASDDGALRERVLKRFALERAGALMAPLAAAIARGQLNPALEPALVVPSLIGLTLLPLATTHIWRRLPGAEAVDTDALVRHVTALLTHGLSATPATENPKTPAGAARRKGRTARHSPESA
- the queF gene encoding NADPH-dependent 7-cyano-7-deazaguanine reductase QueF (Catalyzes the NADPH-dependent reduction of 7-cyano-7-deazaguanine (preQ0) to 7-aminomethyl-7-deazaguanine (preQ1) in queuosine biosynthesis); amino-acid sequence: MSLPEHSPLGKPAAYKTEYDATLLFPIPRQPKRTEIGLPEGRSVPFFGVDIWNAYELSWLNLKGKPQVALATFIIPSDTPSIIESKSFKLYLNSFNQTRIASPEALQQLLHHDLSEATGGTVQVRLVTEAELGTQKMGELDGLLLDRLDIEVDRYEPAPELLGADQEETPVEETLVSHLLKSNCLVTGQPDWGSVQIRYVGAPINQEGLLKYLISFRNHNEFHEQCVERIFMDVMRQCKPVKLAVYARYTRRGGLDINPFRTNFNTAWPDNKRNARQ
- the ilvA gene encoding threonine ammonia-lyase, biosynthetic, translating into MTRQSAARPDYLKKILTAKVYDVAQETELTYAHQLSARTGNSVWFKREDTQPVFSFKLRGAYNKMASLAPEELKRGVIAASAGNHAQGVALAAARLQCKAIIAMPVTTPQVKIDAVRERGGQWVEIVLHGESYSDAYNHAAVLEKKHKLTFIHPFDDPEVIAGQGTIAMEILRQHPGPIHAVFVAIGGGGLISGVAAYIKAVRPEIKVIGVQTVDSDAMKRSVDAGKRIELKEVGLFSDGTAVRLVGKETFRITRELVDDIILCDTDAICAGVKDVFQDTRSILEPAGALAVAGLKAYAEREKLKGEHLVAIACGANMNFDRLRFVAERAEVGEAREGVFAVTIPEERGSFKRFCELVGTRNVTEFNYRIADTSMAHIFVGVQIASRAENDKIAASFRKHGFDTLDLSNDELAKQHIRYMVGGRSALAHDELLYRFEFPERPGALMKFLSSMSPNWNISLFHYRNQGADTSNILVGIQVPKNEKRAFRAFLSTLGYVHWDETDNPVYKLFLS